A DNA window from Vicinamibacterales bacterium contains the following coding sequences:
- a CDS encoding NAD(P)H-dependent oxidoreductase, with product MSDVRRDAEYVPLTKDEFRTRFMARFYDPAFEAVAPALEQVFEKAWDGYSVYRKSPRTSPAGPGFADPGYALADEWLAARAAIQAAEARQKDAASPTRILLVNGSTRSQHTCPGEISKTHRLAEHARQTLDRLPGHEVDVLNVSDLADEPLKVIYPCKACVSTAQPLCHWPCSCYPNHALGQAGDWMAEIYPRWTAAHGVFLLCPVHWYQAPASLKLMIDRLVCADGGNPDPTTTHGKDPALAKEVELAGWDYPKHLAGRAFAVVAHGDAAGPENLRRMLVDWLTDIGMVQAGPAAALDTWIGWYRPYATSHADLDADTDLFTQVEHAALSLATMTRQLRTGTYVSPSAGLHSPREK from the coding sequence ATGAGCGACGTGCGACGCGATGCCGAGTACGTGCCCCTGACGAAGGACGAGTTCCGGACGCGCTTCATGGCGCGCTTCTACGATCCCGCGTTCGAGGCCGTCGCGCCGGCGCTCGAGCAGGTGTTCGAGAAGGCCTGGGACGGGTACAGCGTGTACCGCAAGTCGCCCCGGACCTCGCCGGCCGGCCCCGGGTTCGCGGATCCCGGCTACGCGCTCGCCGACGAGTGGCTGGCCGCCCGCGCCGCCATCCAGGCCGCCGAGGCCCGCCAGAAGGACGCGGCGTCGCCGACGCGCATCCTGCTGGTCAACGGCTCGACGCGGAGCCAGCACACCTGTCCCGGGGAGATCTCCAAGACGCACCGCCTCGCGGAGCACGCGCGCCAGACGCTGGACCGCCTGCCCGGGCACGAGGTGGACGTCCTGAACGTGTCGGATCTCGCCGACGAGCCCCTGAAGGTGATCTACCCGTGCAAGGCGTGCGTCTCCACGGCGCAGCCCCTGTGCCACTGGCCGTGCTCCTGCTATCCCAACCACGCGCTCGGCCAGGCCGGCGACTGGATGGCCGAGATCTACCCGCGGTGGACCGCGGCGCACGGCGTCTTCCTGCTGTGTCCCGTGCACTGGTACCAGGCGCCGGCGAGCCTGAAGCTCATGATCGACCGCCTGGTCTGCGCCGATGGCGGGAATCCCGACCCGACCACCACGCACGGCAAGGATCCGGCGCTCGCCAAGGAGGTGGAGCTGGCGGGCTGGGACTATCCGAAACACCTGGCCGGGCGCGCGTTCGCCGTCGTGGCCCACGGCGATGCGGCGGGCCCCGAGAACCTGCGCCGGATGCTCGTGGACTGGCTCACCGACATCGGGATGGTGCAGGCGGGTCCGGCGGCCGCGCTCGACACGTGGATCGGTTGGTACCGGCCGTACGCGACCAGTCACGCGGACCTCGACGCCGACACGGACCTCTTCACGCAGGTGGAGCACGCCGCTCTGAGCCTGGCCACGATGACGCGACAGCTGCGCACCGGTACTTACGTCTCGCCGAGCGCCGGTCTGCACAGCCCGCGGGAGAAGTAG
- a CDS encoding M14 family zinc carboxypeptidase — MVLKRVIWLAVLAAVVLGGGAPVVRTQGAALPTPESVLGFRPGADYKLATYEDVVGYFQKLDAASDRMTMLTAGASTQGRTYHLALISSPQNLKNISRLREIAQRLAHPDGLSETEARALAREGKAFVHIDGGLHATEVAGPQHTPQLAYDLLSHADEPDTKLVLDNVVLLLWPTINPDGQTMVAEWYRSNVGTLFEVAPLPKLYQEYVGHDNNRDGYMLNMIESRVMEHAWRDWEPQVIHVHHQSSPFPTRIWLPPFAEPIATRVPYLLSREVNMIGMAIAKGLEERGQVGATHMGTGFDAWYPGYIDYKPMLQNIASFWTETALYQYATPRFYTLNDFPADMRDLRPQSLYSSPWTGGWWRLRDAVEYMETASLSVLDWAARYKESLLLNRYRAGRRQIEQFRNGPPYAFVVPQQQRDPVAAVELLRRLAFQGVRVSQMTTAAAIDGVSYDAGSWVIPMDQEFAETARQVLEAQTYPELRESPDGPLEQPYDAAGWTLPYQMGVRVSAATTPLSPEAKAALSPLGGTPTATAAPTPYVTGTVDRSPFDSLPGLGFDANPVAAAIVPPAGKATGTGPVLLVDPAQNNSFRAVNRAWKSGGTVRYVAGAAGKGARYALSGLREPELADIVSSLALQAERAASAAGPDVKASRIGLYRPWMPSMDEGWTRWVLEQYGFAFVNLTPADFHAATPLSDRVDVVLIADEARGLMDGYAQGAVPPQYVGGLGTEGVRALDAFVRRGGTLVCFNRSALFAIDQLHLPLKNAVAGVKRQDFFTGGSIVQVDVDTAHPVMAGMPDRAAVFVDGSPVFDPQEGFAGEVLARYEAAGSPLLSGYLVGEKYLQGKAAAVALPVGEGRVVLLGFRPQWRGQPFGTFRIIFNAVMNVPHEGRR, encoded by the coding sequence ATGGTCCTGAAACGCGTGATCTGGCTGGCCGTGCTGGCCGCGGTGGTGCTCGGCGGCGGCGCGCCTGTGGTCCGGACGCAAGGGGCGGCGCTCCCCACGCCAGAATCGGTACTGGGGTTCCGTCCCGGCGCGGACTACAAGCTGGCCACCTACGAGGACGTCGTCGGCTACTTCCAGAAGCTCGACGCGGCGTCGGACCGGATGACGATGCTCACGGCGGGCGCGTCCACGCAGGGACGCACCTACCACCTGGCGCTCATCTCGTCCCCGCAGAACCTGAAGAACATCAGCCGCCTCCGGGAGATCGCGCAGCGGCTGGCGCATCCCGACGGGCTGAGCGAGACCGAGGCACGGGCGCTGGCGCGCGAGGGGAAGGCCTTCGTGCACATCGACGGCGGCCTGCACGCCACCGAGGTGGCCGGGCCTCAGCACACGCCGCAGCTCGCCTACGACCTGCTCTCGCACGCCGACGAGCCGGACACGAAGCTCGTGCTCGACAACGTGGTGCTGCTCCTGTGGCCCACCATCAACCCGGACGGCCAGACGATGGTGGCCGAGTGGTACCGGTCGAACGTCGGCACGCTGTTCGAGGTGGCGCCGCTCCCGAAGCTGTACCAGGAGTACGTCGGCCACGACAACAACCGCGACGGCTACATGCTGAACATGATCGAGTCGCGCGTGATGGAGCACGCCTGGCGCGACTGGGAGCCGCAGGTGATTCACGTGCACCACCAGTCGTCGCCGTTCCCGACCCGCATCTGGCTGCCGCCCTTCGCCGAGCCGATCGCGACGCGCGTGCCGTACCTGCTGTCGCGCGAGGTCAACATGATCGGCATGGCGATCGCAAAAGGCCTCGAGGAGCGCGGCCAGGTGGGCGCCACGCACATGGGCACGGGGTTCGACGCCTGGTACCCGGGCTACATCGACTACAAGCCCATGCTGCAGAACATCGCCTCGTTCTGGACCGAGACGGCGCTCTACCAGTACGCGACGCCGCGCTTCTACACGCTGAACGACTTCCCGGCCGACATGCGCGACCTGCGGCCGCAGAGCCTCTACAGCAGCCCGTGGACGGGCGGCTGGTGGCGCCTGCGCGACGCGGTCGAGTACATGGAGACGGCGTCGCTCTCGGTGCTCGACTGGGCCGCGCGCTACAAGGAATCGCTGCTGCTGAACCGGTACCGGGCGGGCCGCCGGCAGATCGAACAGTTCAGGAACGGTCCGCCCTACGCCTTCGTGGTGCCGCAGCAGCAGCGCGACCCGGTGGCCGCGGTGGAGCTGCTTCGCCGGCTCGCGTTCCAGGGCGTGCGCGTGTCCCAGATGACGACGGCGGCCGCCATCGACGGCGTGTCCTACGACGCCGGCAGCTGGGTGATCCCCATGGACCAGGAGTTCGCGGAAACGGCGCGCCAGGTGCTCGAAGCCCAGACGTATCCGGAGCTCCGCGAGTCGCCGGACGGCCCGCTCGAACAGCCCTACGACGCCGCGGGCTGGACGCTCCCGTACCAGATGGGCGTGCGCGTGTCGGCTGCCACGACGCCGCTCTCGCCCGAGGCGAAGGCGGCCCTCTCGCCCCTGGGCGGGACGCCCACCGCGACAGCCGCGCCGACGCCCTACGTCACGGGCACCGTGGATCGCTCACCCTTCGACAGCCTGCCCGGCCTGGGGTTCGACGCGAACCCGGTCGCCGCCGCGATCGTGCCTCCGGCGGGGAAGGCCACGGGCACGGGCCCGGTGCTGCTCGTCGACCCTGCCCAGAACAACAGCTTCCGCGCCGTGAACCGCGCGTGGAAGTCCGGCGGGACGGTCCGGTACGTGGCAGGCGCGGCGGGCAAGGGCGCCCGTTATGCGCTGTCGGGCCTGCGCGAGCCGGAACTCGCCGACATCGTGTCGTCGCTGGCCCTCCAGGCGGAGCGCGCGGCGAGCGCCGCGGGCCCCGACGTGAAGGCGTCGCGGATCGGCCTGTACCGCCCGTGGATGCCCAGCATGGACGAGGGCTGGACGCGCTGGGTGCTCGAGCAGTACGGGTTCGCGTTCGTGAACCTCACGCCCGCCGACTTCCACGCCGCCACGCCGCTCTCGGATCGCGTGGACGTGGTCCTCATCGCCGACGAGGCGCGGGGCCTGATGGACGGCTACGCGCAGGGGGCGGTGCCGCCGCAGTACGTGGGCGGCCTGGGCACCGAGGGCGTGCGGGCGCTGGATGCGTTCGTGCGCCGGGGCGGCACCCTCGTCTGCTTCAACAGGAGCGCGCTCTTCGCCATCGATCAGCTGCACCTTCCCCTCAAGAACGCCGTCGCCGGCGTGAAGCGCCAGGACTTCTTCACCGGCGGGTCCATCGTGCAGGTGGACGTGGACACGGCCCACCCCGTGATGGCGGGCATGCCGGATCGCGCGGCCGTCTTCGTGGACGGGAGCCCGGTCTTCGATCCGCAGGAGGGCTTCGCCGGCGAGGTCCTGGCCCGCTACGAGGCAGCGGGGTCGCCCCTGCTGTCCGGCTACCTCGTGGGCGAGAAGTACCTGCAGGGGAAGGCCGCCGCCGTCGCGCTTCCCGTCGGGGAGGGCCGCGTGGTGCTCCTGGGCTTCCGTCCGCAGTGGCGGGGCCAGCCGTTCGGGACGTTCCGGATCATCTTCAATGCCGTGATGAACGTGCCACACGAGGGCCGGCGATGA
- a CDS encoding DPP IV N-terminal domain-containing protein, with translation MTCGVRYVRASAWLAVCATVLASPHLVAAQGAAAPATRPVLTADDYAHAETFLAASANPLVVGGTVNARWLDDDRFTYRSSTGDGGEFYVVDPVRKTRTLAFDHQRLAAALATASGDKVDPAKLPFQSIDLSADGASVSFDVGRKRYTCDVKGAACTGTDATRDPNAVLSPDGTRAVFIKDWNLWVRDIASKVERPLTTDGVEHFGYATDNAGWTHSDRAIVLWSPDSKKVATYQQDDRQVGDMYLVETTVGHPVLHAWKYPLPGDEHVSMLHRVVIDTDTGAVVRFKMAPDFHRAMLGDDFDTDDMKWSPDAARLAFVSTNRDHKTATVRVADAATGDVRTVFEESERTHFEAPAGWRVLWATNEILWNSQRDDWSHLYLYDLNSGRLKHQVTSGPGPVTRIVHLDEKARVLYFAANGREPGQDPYFSHLYRIGLDGKGYRLLTPAEGHHGVQMAPSGTFVIDSTSAPDMAPEVVLRDAAGAVVMPIEKADITKLVAAGWKPPTRFTVKARDGKTDLYGLLFRPTNFDASKKYPIINYAYPGPQTGSVGSRAFMAARNDHQALAELGFVVIALDGMGTPGRSKSFHDTWYGAMGRDNTLPDQVEGMKQLAARFPWIDLDRAAMWGHSGGGFITADAMFRYPDFFKVGISESGNHDQRLYEDDWGERYQGLLHRLGGEHKGTGDEPRDTYEAEANQTIARNLKGKLLLMHGMMDDNVPPQNTYLVMDALIKANKDFDLILLPNQRHGYGPDAPYVMRRRWDYFVRNLLGAEPPKEYEMKGARAAARPGTQ, from the coding sequence ATGACGTGCGGTGTCCGGTATGTCCGGGCCAGCGCCTGGCTGGCCGTGTGCGCGACCGTTCTCGCCTCGCCCCACCTCGTCGCCGCGCAGGGGGCCGCCGCCCCGGCGACGCGGCCGGTCCTCACCGCCGACGACTACGCCCATGCCGAGACCTTCCTGGCGGCATCGGCGAACCCGCTCGTGGTGGGCGGCACCGTGAACGCCCGGTGGCTGGACGACGACCGGTTCACCTACAGGAGCTCCACCGGTGACGGCGGCGAGTTCTACGTGGTGGACCCGGTCAGGAAGACCCGCACGCTGGCCTTCGATCACCAGCGGCTGGCCGCGGCGCTCGCCACCGCCTCCGGGGACAAGGTGGATCCGGCGAAGCTGCCGTTCCAGTCGATCGATCTCTCGGCCGACGGTGCCTCGGTGAGCTTCGACGTGGGCCGCAAGCGCTACACCTGCGACGTGAAGGGCGCCGCGTGCACGGGCACCGACGCCACGCGCGACCCGAACGCGGTCCTGTCGCCCGACGGCACGCGCGCCGTGTTCATCAAGGACTGGAACCTGTGGGTGCGCGACATCGCCTCGAAAGTCGAGCGGCCGCTCACGACCGACGGCGTCGAGCACTTCGGCTACGCCACCGACAACGCCGGCTGGACGCACAGCGACCGCGCGATCGTGCTCTGGTCGCCGGACTCCAAGAAGGTGGCCACCTACCAGCAGGACGACCGACAGGTGGGCGACATGTACCTGGTGGAGACCACGGTCGGCCACCCCGTCCTGCACGCGTGGAAGTATCCGCTGCCCGGCGACGAGCACGTGTCCATGCTGCACCGCGTGGTCATCGACACCGACACCGGCGCGGTCGTCCGCTTCAAGATGGCGCCGGACTTCCACCGGGCGATGCTGGGCGACGACTTCGACACCGACGACATGAAGTGGAGCCCGGACGCGGCCCGGCTGGCGTTCGTGTCCACGAACCGCGACCACAAGACGGCCACGGTGCGCGTGGCCGACGCGGCGACGGGCGATGTCCGCACGGTGTTCGAGGAGTCGGAGCGGACGCACTTCGAGGCGCCGGCGGGCTGGCGCGTGCTCTGGGCCACGAACGAGATCCTGTGGAACTCGCAGCGCGACGACTGGAGCCACCTGTATCTTTACGACCTGAACTCGGGCCGCCTGAAGCACCAGGTCACGTCGGGGCCCGGTCCTGTGACGCGTATCGTGCACCTGGACGAGAAGGCCCGCGTCCTGTACTTCGCCGCGAACGGCCGCGAGCCCGGGCAGGATCCGTACTTCAGCCACCTGTACCGAATCGGCCTCGACGGCAAGGGCTACCGGCTCCTCACGCCGGCCGAGGGGCATCACGGCGTGCAGATGGCGCCGTCCGGCACGTTCGTCATCGACAGCACGTCGGCGCCGGACATGGCGCCGGAGGTGGTGCTGCGGGACGCGGCGGGCGCGGTCGTGATGCCGATCGAGAAGGCCGACATCACGAAGCTCGTGGCGGCGGGCTGGAAGCCGCCCACGCGGTTCACCGTCAAGGCGCGCGACGGCAAGACGGACCTGTACGGACTCCTCTTCCGGCCCACGAACTTCGACGCCTCGAAGAAGTACCCCATCATCAACTACGCCTATCCGGGACCGCAGACCGGCTCGGTCGGCAGCCGGGCCTTCATGGCGGCGAGAAACGACCACCAGGCGCTGGCGGAGCTGGGCTTCGTGGTGATCGCCTTGGACGGGATGGGCACCCCCGGCCGATCCAAGTCGTTCCACGACACCTGGTACGGCGCCATGGGCCGCGACAACACGCTGCCGGACCAGGTGGAGGGCATGAAGCAGCTGGCCGCGCGCTTCCCGTGGATCGACCTCGACCGGGCCGCGATGTGGGGGCATTCCGGCGGCGGGTTCATCACGGCCGACGCGATGTTCCGCTACCCCGACTTCTTCAAGGTGGGCATCTCGGAGTCGGGCAACCACGACCAGCGCCTGTACGAGGACGACTGGGGCGAGCGGTACCAGGGCCTGCTGCACCGGCTGGGCGGCGAGCACAAGGGCACGGGCGACGAGCCGCGCGACACCTACGAGGCGGAGGCCAACCAGACGATCGCCAGGAACCTGAAGGGCAAGCTCCTGCTGATGCACGGCATGATGGACGACAACGTCCCGCCGCAGAACACCTACCTGGTGATGGACGCCCTCATCAAGGCGAACAAGGACTTCGATCTCATCCTGCTGCCCAACCAGCGCCACGGCTACGGACCCGATGCCCCGTACGTGATGCGCCGGCGCTGGGACTACTTCGTGCGCAACCTGCTGGGCGCCGAACCGCCGAAGGAATACGAGATGAAGGGCGCGAGGGCGGCGGCCCGTCCGGGCACGCAGTAG
- a CDS encoding MFS transporter, whose translation MSSPFRALRSRNYRLFFIGQGISLIGSWMTRLATSWLVYRLTDSAFLLGLVAFAGQAPSLVLPPLAGVWVDRWDRHKVLVTLQILAMLQSLAMAGLTLSGLITVPWIIGLALFQGFISAVEIPTRQSFVVRMIDDRADLSNAIALNSSNFNSARLIGPAIAGGLVAAVGEGYCFLIDGLSYLAVIWGLLAMKLTPDDRPRTTRHVWHELSEGWQYLVQATPIRVLFIFLGVIGIMSAPYTALTPLVAGRTLGGGAHTLGFLMTASGVGALLCAVRLVMRTTVVGLGRMMTVAVAAFGAGCIGLGVSERLWLSMLLMAITGYGLMYQVVATNTIVQTIVDDDKRGRVMSYYTIALAGSGPVGSLLGGSLASRIGVEATYAACGGACLLMALWFWRQLPALREAVRPRYVELGIIPGA comes from the coding sequence GTGAGTTCCCCGTTTCGCGCCCTGCGGTCCCGCAACTACCGGCTGTTCTTCATCGGCCAGGGCATCTCGCTCATCGGCTCGTGGATGACCCGGCTGGCCACGTCGTGGCTGGTCTACCGCCTGACCGACTCCGCGTTCCTCCTCGGACTCGTCGCGTTCGCCGGGCAGGCGCCGTCGCTCGTGCTGCCGCCGCTGGCCGGGGTGTGGGTGGACCGGTGGGATCGCCACAAGGTGCTCGTCACCCTGCAGATCCTGGCGATGCTGCAGTCCCTGGCGATGGCCGGCCTCACGCTGAGCGGGCTCATCACCGTGCCCTGGATCATCGGTCTCGCCCTCTTCCAGGGATTCATCAGCGCGGTGGAGATTCCCACGCGGCAGTCGTTCGTCGTCCGGATGATCGACGACCGGGCAGACCTGAGCAACGCGATCGCGCTCAACTCCTCCAACTTCAACAGCGCCCGCCTGATCGGCCCGGCCATCGCCGGCGGGCTCGTGGCCGCCGTCGGCGAGGGCTACTGCTTCCTCATCGACGGACTGAGCTACCTGGCCGTCATCTGGGGCCTGCTGGCGATGAAGCTGACGCCCGACGACCGGCCCCGGACGACGCGGCACGTCTGGCACGAGCTGTCGGAGGGCTGGCAGTACCTCGTCCAGGCCACGCCGATCCGCGTCCTGTTCATCTTCCTGGGGGTCATCGGCATCATGAGCGCGCCGTACACCGCGCTCACGCCGCTCGTGGCCGGGCGCACGCTGGGGGGCGGTGCGCACACGCTCGGGTTCCTGATGACCGCCTCGGGGGTGGGGGCGCTGCTGTGCGCCGTGCGCCTCGTGATGCGGACCACGGTGGTGGGTCTGGGCCGGATGATGACGGTGGCCGTCGCCGCCTTCGGCGCCGGCTGCATCGGTCTTGGCGTGTCCGAGCGGCTGTGGCTGTCCATGTTGCTCATGGCCATCACCGGCTACGGCCTGATGTATCAGGTGGTGGCCACCAACACGATCGTCCAGACCATCGTGGATGACGACAAGCGCGGGCGCGTGATGTCGTACTACACGATCGCCCTGGCCGGGTCCGGTCCCGTGGGCAGCCTGCTGGGCGGATCGCTCGCGTCCCGCATCGGCGTCGAGGCCACGTACGCGGCGTGCGGCGGCGCCTGCCTGCTGATGGCCCTGTGGTTCTGGCGCCAGCTGCCGGCCCTGCGCGAGGCCGTCCGGCCGCGCTACGTCGAGCTCGGCATCATCCCCGGGGCGTGA
- a CDS encoding cytochrome c biogenesis protein CcdC, whose translation MTLQDLYVRYEAALRPVLRVAPVFGGLALLTWRMRETRVPVTAKSILIPPLAMSTGFFMFFSPLTRVPWSWAVTSLAAGGLVLSWPLVRTSRLEPRDGRIYMRRSPWFLAILLGLLAIRLALHDYVGHLISPLQTASVFYLLAFGMIVRWRAGMYWQYRGLTPRG comes from the coding sequence ATGACGCTGCAGGATCTCTACGTCCGGTACGAAGCGGCGCTCCGGCCCGTCCTTCGCGTGGCGCCCGTCTTCGGCGGCCTCGCGCTGCTCACGTGGCGCATGCGCGAGACGCGGGTGCCCGTCACCGCGAAGTCGATCCTGATTCCGCCGCTGGCGATGAGCACCGGGTTCTTCATGTTCTTCTCCCCGCTGACGCGCGTGCCCTGGTCGTGGGCCGTCACGTCGCTGGCCGCCGGCGGCCTAGTGCTGTCGTGGCCCCTGGTCCGGACCTCGCGTCTCGAGCCCCGCGACGGCCGCATCTACATGCGCCGCTCGCCGTGGTTCCTGGCGATCCTGCTGGGGCTCCTCGCCATCCGGCTCGCCCTGCACGACTACGTCGGCCACCTGATCTCGCCGCTCCAGACGGCGTCGGTCTTCTACCTGCTGGCGTTCGGGATGATCGTCCGCTGGCGGGCCGGGATGTACTGGCAATACCGGGGACTCACGCCCCGGGGATGA
- a CDS encoding DUF4389 domain-containing protein — MAYPVTVAVQPPAGPRNRLTTAFRAILAIPHVILVGGVGIGLASSTDGRTSASAEGGLIGAVAVVLAIVSWFTIVFAGSHIAGIRQMTGFYLRWRGRALAYLMLLEDAYPPFGDMPYPVTVDIGDPSGTRNRLTVAFRLILLIPQLFVLAFVMLAWGLLTIVAWFAILFTGRYPERLYEFAVGALRWRLRVDAYALLMTDEYPPFSLS, encoded by the coding sequence ATGGCCTACCCCGTGACCGTCGCCGTCCAGCCTCCCGCCGGTCCCCGGAACCGGCTCACGACGGCCTTCCGCGCGATCCTGGCCATTCCGCACGTGATCCTGGTGGGCGGCGTGGGCATCGGACTCGCCAGCAGCACCGACGGGCGGACCTCGGCGTCGGCCGAGGGAGGACTCATCGGCGCGGTGGCCGTGGTGCTCGCCATCGTGAGCTGGTTCACGATCGTCTTTGCCGGGAGCCACATCGCGGGCATCCGCCAGATGACGGGGTTCTACCTCCGCTGGCGGGGACGCGCGCTGGCCTACCTGATGCTGCTCGAGGACGCGTATCCGCCCTTCGGCGACATGCCGTATCCGGTGACGGTGGACATCGGGGATCCGTCAGGGACCCGGAACCGTCTGACCGTGGCGTTCCGGCTCATCCTGCTCATTCCCCAGCTCTTCGTCCTGGCGTTCGTGATGCTGGCGTGGGGCCTGCTCACGATCGTGGCGTGGTTCGCGATCCTGTTCACGGGCCGCTACCCCGAGCGCCTCTACGAGTTCGCGGTAGGAGCCCTCAGGTGGCGGCTGCGCGTGGATGCGTACGCGCTGCTCATGACGGACGAGTACCCGCCGTTCTCGCTGAGCTGA
- a CDS encoding peptidylprolyl isomerase yields the protein MRRGMLMAVAAVAVMGALAGPAAGQGTARKSLMNPAGLKETAPATYNVKFDTSVGEFVIKVTRAWSPNGADRFYNLVKNGFYDDARFFRAIPNFMVQFGINGNPAVSKVWQSARIPPDPVTQSNKRGFITFAMGATPDTRTTQVFINFRNNTNLDKMGFAPFGEVVSGMDVVDKIYTGYGEGAPRGSGPAQGRVQAEGNAYLMKSFPKMDFITKATIEP from the coding sequence ATGCGACGTGGAATGCTGATGGCGGTGGCGGCGGTCGCCGTGATGGGCGCGCTGGCCGGTCCGGCTGCCGGCCAGGGCACGGCCCGGAAGTCCCTGATGAACCCGGCCGGGCTCAAGGAGACGGCCCCGGCGACCTATAACGTGAAGTTCGACACCAGCGTCGGCGAGTTCGTCATCAAGGTCACCCGGGCCTGGTCGCCCAACGGCGCCGACCGCTTCTACAACCTGGTGAAGAACGGTTTCTACGACGACGCCCGGTTCTTCCGGGCGATTCCGAACTTCATGGTGCAGTTCGGCATCAACGGCAACCCGGCGGTGTCGAAGGTGTGGCAGTCGGCACGGATCCCGCCCGACCCGGTCACGCAGAGCAACAAGCGCGGATTCATCACCTTCGCGATGGGCGCCACGCCAGACACGCGCACGACGCAGGTGTTCATCAACTTCCGGAACAACACCAACCTCGACAAGATGGGCTTCGCGCCGTTCGGGGAGGTCGTGTCCGGAATGGACGTGGTGGACAAGATCTACACGGGCTACGGCGAGGGGGCTCCCCGCGGCAGCGGCCCGGCGCAGGGCCGCGTGCAGGCCGAGGGCAACGCCTACCTGATGAAGTCGTTCCCGAAGATGGACTTCATCACGAAGGCGACGATCGAGCCCTGA